GACGCTCAGTCCTTGCGTAGCGTTCCGGGTCAGCACCATTTCACGCTCGTCCGCTCCCAGAAACCGGGCGGCCGTCTTCCGGCTTGCCTCCACTTCGTCCCACAGTCGGGACCTTCCCTCACTGCCGGCTTCCGCGAGATACACGTACCCGTCGTAGACCGCCTGCGTGACCGGTTTCGGACACAGCCCAAGGGTCCCGTTGTTCAGATAGATGGTATCGGGATTCAGGTGAAACTGCGCGCGGACCTTCTCCCAGTAGGCTTCGTCGTCGATCGTGGCGGGCGGACCGGAGGGAGACGCTTCGCTTTCCTGCGCGAACGCCGTCGCATCCCACATCGAGGTCGCCGCCACACCGGCCGCCGCCGCGAGACCGCCCTTGAGAAACCGTCGCCGGCTTCCCGTGTCGCCCATCGCAGTGCCGTCCGATTCCATCCGGCCGATCGACGCTTCGTCTGCAGGACCTTCGTTGCGATTCATGCGGTTACTCCTGTGCCTCTTCGAAAATGGTTTCGATCTCCCGGTGGCTCAGCGGGCGGTTATACAGTCTGACGTCGTCCAGGTCCAGGCGCGACAGGTTCCATCCGCTCCCGAAGGTAGCGAAGGTCAGCCACATGCGGCCCAGTTCGATGTACCGGTAGGGATTCGGCGTTATCTGTTCCACGGAAAGTACCCCATTGACGTAGATTTTCTGATCCATGAGTCCGTCAGGCCGGGTATTCAACGTCGCGGCCACGAATGTCCAGGCATCGGGTGCGGGCGCCGATTCGGTCATCACTTCCCACTGGGTCGCCACGTCGTCCACGCGGAATCCGACCTTCCCCTCCTGTATCGACATGGAATAGGGGTCCTGTCCCCAGGCGCCGTCACCGTACCAGAGTACCTGGCTGTACTCGCTATCGGTATCGAATCCCCGTATCCAGCACGTAATGGTCAGGTAGTGGAGAAGGTCGAGCGACGGGTTTTTGACCACCGCCCAGTCCTCGTTGCCGTCAAATCGAAGCGCCCCTCCCCTTCTACCTTCTATGTGCTCAGGCTGTCCCATCACGATAGTCTTCAGTCCACTGGCCGACACGTCGTGCATTTCGGCCGTCTCCATGGGCCAGTGGGCCACGAGAGCGTCTGCAACCGATGACTTCGGCGGATCCGGCACTTCGATGCCCGGCAGGGCCGGAGGCTGCCATCCGTTCTCCCGGGTCAGGGCCAGTATGGCCTCCGGTGAGAGCGTTTCCGTGTAGATACGGACGTCGTCGATCACGCCCTTGAAGTAGAAATCCGGTTCACCCGAACCCTTGCGTCCGACGTAGACAGGTTCCTGCGGGTGCGGCGGGAAAGGCGCTTCGGCCTGATCATGAAGTTCACCGTCCATGTACAGCCGGTGTTCCTCGCCGTCGTGGGTAACGGCCAGGTGCCGCCAGACGGAGGTCCCGACAGGACGGGTAATCAGGGGATCGCGGCCCCGGCCCATGATGTGCCAGGTGGGCAATGGACCGAATGCGCTGAGTTGGAAGACGCGTCGTTCGCTGGAGCCGCCGCTGTCCTGCGTGATGACACCGTTGGTCCAGTACCGGGAGAATGCGTCGTCGTCGTATTTTACCCAGACCGACAGGGTGAAGGCCTCGCTGGAAAGAGCCGGAGGAGGCGCGACGCGGATATGGTCATTCTTTCCGTCGAAGGCAAAGGCCGCATTCGGCTGCCCGAACCGGTCTTCGGTGGAGACCGGACCGAACAACTCGCCGTGATGCTCGTTTCCGCTCGTATCCCGAGCGTCGCCGTCGAACAGCAGTTCGAGGACCAGGTTGGATCGGTCGACCGTCGGCGACTGGGCCGCGGATACGCCCGGATGCGTGAGGAGAAGGAACAACGCGGTCATCATCAGAACGACGCGACTGGTCATACGGCCATTCCTTTCAAGCAGACTGGACCTGAGATTTCCGGGGTGACGACATTACTACCGGTACACGGACGGGGATGCACGACGACGGCAAACGCGGTGCGCATGGTGGTGCCCAAGCGCTTCCGAAGCGGTCCATGATCCGCTTGACGATGGCGGTCTGAAGCCATATCTTCCTGTCGATCAACTAAACAGTACGGGAACGTAAATACAGTCCGTTCAATAAAATAGCCTGCCGATCGTACCGGCAGGTCTGGTTCCGGATCCAGGTCCGGAAGTGAACTGCGAAACTGGTTATATTCACTACTTCTACAACAGTCCATCCCAAAGTATTCATTCTTAAAAGGAAAGCCCAGGTTTCCATTCATGTCTTCACGCACCAGGATCAACATCGACACCCCCATGGTCCCGCCGCAGTGGGCCTTGCTGGAGCGCGCGCTCATCCGCTCCATGTCCCAGGCGCTCGAACTGTTCTACGAAAAGTACTTCGACGAGCAAGGCTACCTGGAATGCGTGCCCCGCTGGGGCGCCCTCGACGGCCCGGACGATGCCATCGAAAACCTGGCGAACTGGCCCGTCGTCTACCTGCTCGGCGGGGGTGACCGCATTCTGGAAATGTGCAAGACGGCGCAGGACGGCCATATCCGCCAGTACACCGAGGCCAAGACCGTCGACGTGCCCTTTGCCCGGGACGGCATGTATTACAAGGAATTCCCGGTGCACAGCGACTGGGCCCATCACGCCGAGGGCCTGGTGGTGTTCAACCTGCTGGGCAACTGCGATCCGGACGACGAAAACCATATCCGCCGGACGAGGAGGTTCGCCGGTTTCTACATGGACGAGGATCCCCAGGCGAAGAACTACGACCCGGAACGCCGGTTGATCCGGAGCATGTTCAACGGCAGCCGGGGGCCGATGCTGCGGAAGACCACGGCCCTGGACTGGGTCGGCGACCCGCTGGAGGACGGCCGGTACGACCTGCTTCACGGCCAGCGCGATTACGCGGAGATGTGCGAGCGGTTCGAAACCTACAATGACGTGGCGGGCGACCATCCGCTGAACCTGACGAGCACGGGGCTGGCCTTCAACGCCTATGCGCTCACCGGCGAAACGAAGTACCGGGACTGGATCCTCGAATACGCGGACGCGTGGGTGGAACGCACCTATGCCAACGGGGGCGTGATTCCCTCAAACGTGGGTCTGGACGGCGTCATCGGCGGCGCCTGCGAAGGCCGGTGGTGGGGCGGCGTCTACGGATGGAATCACAAGGTGTTCGCCCATCGCCACGGCCGGCTGGACAACTTCACCCTGAACGCCGTCGCCCACGCGGTGGACGGGTTCGGCAACGCCCTGCTGCTCACCGGCGACCGGAAATACGTGGACGTCTGGAGAACCGTCCTCGAATCGGTCAACGCCAACAAGAAGACCGTGGACGGCGTCACCATGTATCCCCACATGCACGGTGACGACGGGTGGTACGATTACGCGCCCGAACGCTATGACCGGGGTGCGGTCGAGGTGTACGACTGGTCCATGAACCCGGACGACCGCGCGCTTGCCAGCGACCAACCCTGGCTGAATTACCTGGACGGGTCGAACCCCGGCTTTCCCGTGGAAGCGTTGAAGCAGGACTTCGAGGATCTGCGGGGCCAGGTGGAGAAGATCCGCAACGATACGTCGACGCCGGATACCCGCCTGTCGGACAATCCCAATCCCTTCAACCCGGCGCGGATCGAGACCCTCGTGAATCTCATGACCGGGGGACCCCGACCCGCCTACGCCCGGCCGCTGCACTGCCGGCTCTGGTACTTCGACCCGGAACGCGGACGGCCCGGCGTCCCGGATGACGTGGCCACCCTGGTCGATCGGATAGACGCCGATGGGCTCGACGTGCACCTGGTAAACGTCAACCCGGTCGACGCACGCACCGTGACCGTCCAGGGCGGCGCCTACGGGGAGCACCGGGTGAGCACGGTCGAGTGCGACGGTCGAAGGGTAACCGTAGACGATACCGATTTCGCCGTACGCCTCGCGCCCGGATGCGGCGCGCGCCTGACGCTGAGCCTGCGACGCTACGTCAACCAGCCGACGGCCCGGTTTCCTTGGGACCGGTAGTGCGTTTACATTATTGACGCGCGTAACCGGAGTTGAGACGCGTTGCCAGACAGGCAAAGCCAGGACAGGGGACAAGGAGAATCTGCATGACCGTCGACCAGGCAAGCCCGGTGTTCAGGGCCCGGCGCATTTCCAAGGTCTACCGAATGGGCGAGGTGGACGTATCGGCCCTCCGGGGCGTCGACCTGGACCTGTACGCCGGCGAGCTGGCCGTTTTCCTGGGAGCGTCGGGAAGCGGCAAGTCGACGCTGCTCAACATCCTGGGCGGGCTCGATGTGCCCACGGACGGCCAGGTCTACTATCGCGAACGGGAATTGACCGCGGCGGATGAACGTGAGCGGACGAATTTCCGTCGGAAGTCCGTGGGTTTCGTCTTCCAGTTTTACAACCTGATCCCCAGTCTCACGGCGCTGGAGAACGTGGAACTGGTCACCGAAATCGCCGACGGACCCATGCCGGCGGAGGAAGCCCTTCGCCTGGTGGAACTCGAACCGCGCATGCACCATTTCCCGGCCCAGATGTCGGGCGGAGAGCAGCAACGCGTAGCCATCGCCCGGGCCATTGCGAAACGCCCGGAAGTGCTTCTGTGCGATGAGCCTACGGGCGCCCTGGACTACGCGACCGGCAAACGGGTGCTGGAAGTGATCGAGAAGGTCAACAGCACGCTGGGCACCACGACCGCGGTCATCACCCATAATGCCGCGATCGCGGACATGGCCGACCGGGTCATCCGCCTGCGCAGCGGCGAGATCGTCGAGGTATACGCCAATCAGGTAAAGAAACGGCCGGACGAATTGAGCTGGTAGGCTGCCTAATCGAGAGAGCCATGACCATTCTGAACCGCAAGTTGTTTCGCGAACTGGCGCGCATGCGCGGCCAAGTCATCGCCATCACGCTGGTGATGGCCTGCGGGATCATGGTCTACGTCTCCTCGCGCCACACCTACATCGCGCTGCTGGAGTCGCAGGAATCCTACTATACCAGCTACCGTTTCGCCGACGTGTTCGCCGGCATCAAGCGGGCGCCGGCGCAGGTCGCGGAGCGCATCGCCCGGATCCCGGGCGTTTCCGGCGTCCGCACGCGGATCGTGATGGACGTGAACCTGGACGTGCCCGGGCTGGATGAGCCCGCCACCGGCCGGCTGGTCTCCATTCCCGAGATACGCCGGTCCGTGCTCAACGACCTTGCGATCCAGCAAGGCCGCTACCCGGCGATCGGCCGGCCCGAAGAGGTCATCATCAGCGAAGCCTTCGCGTTGGCCAACGGACTGGTTCCGGACGACTGGATCGGAGCGGTCATCAACGGACGGAGGAAGGCCCTGCGCGTCGTGGGCATCGGCCTGTCGCCCGAATACGTCTACGAAGTGCAGGGATCCGGATCCATCTTCCCCGACAACCTGCGTTTCGGCGTGATCTGGATGAGCCGGGACGCCCTCGGCGCCGCCTTCGACATGGAGGGCGGGTTCAACGATCTGTCGGTCGCCCTGTCTCCGGAGGCGCGCGAGCGGGACGTGATCGACCGCATGGACCTCATCCTCGAACCCTACGGGAGTGCGGGCGCCTTCGGCCGGGACAGCCAGATCTCCCATAAGTTCCTTTCTGATGAAATCCTGGGCCTGAGCGTATCCAGCAACGTAACGCCGGCCATCTTCCTCGGGATCGCGGCGATTCTGCTGCACATCGTGTTCTCCCGCATGGTGCGGGCCCAGCGGGACCAGATCGCCATCATGAAGGCCTTCGGCTACCGTAACCTGTCGATCGGATGGCACTATCTGAAATTCGCCTTCCTGGCCGTTTCCGGCGGGACCCTCCTCGGCATCGTGGGCGGCTTCTGGATCGGCCGGCCGCTCACCGGCATGTACCAGGCCTACTACCGTTTTCCCGACCTGGTCTACGAGTTGCACGTCGACGTCATCACCCTGTCCGCGGTGATCAGCGTTTCCGCCGCGCTGCTGGGTACCCTGCACGCTCTCCGCGCGGCCATGGCCCTGCCACCCGCGGAAGCGATGCGGCCGGAGTCGCCGCCCCACTTCAGACCGCTCGCGATGGAACGCATGGGCGTGCACCGGATGCTCTCGCCGGTCTGGCGGATGATCTTCCGCAATATGGAACGAAGGCCGGCCCGGACGATGCTTTCCGCCTTCGGCATCGCCATGTCGGTGGCGATCCTGGTCATGGGACGTTTTACCTTCGACTCCATCGAATACATGATCGACTACCAGTTCCGCACGGTACAGCGCGATGACGCGGCGGTCGTCTTCGCGGGTCCCCGTCCCGCGAGCGCCCGGTTCGAACTGGCCCATCTGCCCGGTGTCGTCCGCTCCGAGCCGTACCGCGCCGTGCCTGTCCGGCTTCGTGCCGGTCATCTCGTGAAGCAGACCGCCATAACGGGACTCGATCCGGCCGGTGAACTGCGGCAGCTGATCGATCGGGACGGCCGGATTCAGTCCCTGCCGCCGGAGGGCATCGTGCTGAACAAGACGCTGGCCGACCTTCTGGCGGTGCGTGAGGGCGATATGCTCGCCGTCGAAGTCCAGGAAGGGTCGAGAATGCAGGGCAGCCTGCCGGTAACCCTGATCGTCGACGAGTTGATCGGCACCACCGCGTACATGGACAGCCGCGCACTGAACCGGTTCCTGGGCGAAGGCCGGACGATCTCCGGCGCGTATCTCTCCGTGGACCCGCTCCGGGCGGCCGAGTTGTACAGCACATTGAAAGAGACGCCGGCCGTGGCGGGTGTCGCCGTCCGCGAGGCCGTGATCAAGGGTTTCGAGGATACCATCGCCGAAAGCACGAACGCCACCACGTTCACCCTGACCATCTTCGCGTGCGTCATCGCCTGCGGCATGGTCTACAACGGCGCCCGCATCGCCCTGGCGGAACGAAACCGCGAAATGGCCAGCCTGCGGGTGCTCGGGTTCACCGAGCGGGAGATATCGGTCGTCCTCCTGGGCGAACAGGCCATCATCACCCTTTTTTCGATACCGATTGGATTTCTGATCGGATGGGCATTATGTTATCTTGCCGTGGACGCCACCGCCCAGGAATTGTTCCGGATGCCGTTGGTCATCACCGGAAAGACCTACGCGTTCGCCTTCCTTGTCGTCACCGCGGCGGCCGTGGCGTCCGCGTACATCGTCCACCGGAAACTGCGCTACCTGGATCTGGTCGGCGTGCTCAAGACCCAGGAATAACCGTGAGACCGTTATGAAAATACGTCGCAAGCACATCATCTCCTTCGTGGTCCTCGCCGCCGTCCTGGTCCTTCTCGTCCGCGCGTTCATGCCGGCGCCGGTCCTGGTCGACTCGGCCACGGCGGAGGTAGGTCCCTTACGGGTGACGATCAGCGAGGAAGGCAGGACTCGCGTACGGCAGCGTTACCTGATTACGGCCCCGGCGTCCGGCCGGCTGGCGCGCCCGGCGTTGAATGAAGGGGACCGGGTCGGCCAGGGCGATGAACTGGCGCGCATCACGCCTTCTCCCCTCGGTTCCCGCGAGTCCGCGGAGGCCCGCGCCCGGATCGAAACGGCCGAAGCACTGGTCCGTGAGGCCGAGGCGAACGTCGCCCGCGCGCGGGTAGAACAGGAAGAGGCGGCCCGCGGCCGGGACAGGGCGGAACAACTCGCCGCGAGCGGCAGCATCTCGCGGGAGCGCCTGGAGCGCGCCGTGCACGCGGCAACCGTCGCCGAACGGACCCTGGAATCCTCTCTCTTTCGCCACCGGGCGGCCGTCTCCGAACACGAGGTCGCCCAGGCGGCGCTCCTGGCCCTCCGGGAGGAGCGCGGCGATGCCCGTGCCGTGCTCTCCGTCACGGCGCCGGTAGGCGGCCGGGTGCTGCGCCTGTTCGAAGAAAGCGAGCGGGTCGTCGCTGCGGGCACGCCCCTGATGGAAGTGGGTGATCCGGGAGACATGGAGGTGACGATCGACGTGCTGTCCACCGATGCCGTAAGGGTCGACGTCGGTCAAACGGTGTGGATCGAAGAGTGGGGCGGACCCGATCCGCTGTCCGGCAAGGTGAGCCGCGTCGAGCCTGCCGCGTTCACGCGCGTGTCCGCGCTGGGCGTGGACGAACAGCGGGTCAACGTCATCGTGGATCTTGACGTGACGCCGGCGGAACTGGGCGATGGTTATCGCGTCACGGGACGGATCGTCGTCTGGGAGAAAGAGGACGTGCTCAAGATTCCGTCCAGCGCCTTGTTCAGAATAGGCGAAAGCTGGGGGGTCTTCGTCGTCGAAGAAGGCTTGGCCAGGTCGCGTGAGGTGTCGGTGGGACAGCGAAACGGGATCGAGGCCGAAATCCTCGAAGGCCTTGCGGCCGGCGACCCCGTCATCCTGCATCCCAACCCCCGCATCGCCGACGGGGTCGATGTCGAAACCCGGGCGGACTGAAGCCGTGGAGAGGAATCACGGGAATTGGAGATGGAGAAACGCACCGGCTTCGTCGAGGCAAACGACGGCGTACGTCTCTACTATGAAGACACAGGATGCGGAAAGCCCGTCATCCTGATCCACGGCGGCGGGTTGAGCCTGGGTTGGTGGCGCAAGCAGGTTCCGGCCCTCAGCCAACGATTCCGGGTCATTGCCGCCGATACCCGGGGCAACGGCCGATCGGACAAGACCCCGTGGGGACATCGCACGGCCCGGTACGCCATGGACGTGCGCCGGATCATCGAAACGCTCGATCTCCACGACACCACGCTGGTCGGCTGGTCCATCGGCGCCCGGACCGTCCTTTCCTACATCGAACTCTTCCGTAATTTCCGGCTAAAAGGCGTTGTGCTCGTCGACGAAGTACCCAGCATCGAAATCCATGGCCCGCCTGAACCGCCCGAGTCCAATGCCGAATCCCCGCCCGGGGACGAAACCGAACGCAAGCGATGGGAACTGAGGAAGATGTTCGTCTCCCTGGACGTACCGGACGCCGAACTGGACGTGCTGTTGGAGGAATGCAGGGAGAATACGCCGGCACAGGGGGTCACCCTCGGACCCGATTACCAGGCGCAGGACTGGCGTCCCATGTTGCCTTCCATCGACCTGCCGGTCTTGATCATCACGGGCGGCAGGAGCGGCGCATTCCCCGGCTGCAGGTACATGTATGAACACATCCCCGGCGCGCAGATGGAAGTCTTCGAGGACAGCGGTCATGCGCTGTTCTACGAGGAACCCGACCGGTTCAACGCCGTCGTCACCGAGTTCGTGGACGCGCTGCATGCCGCGTTTCGGGGATGAACCGCCATATGATGATCCCCATGGCGAGCATGCCCGTACCTCCGATCACGGAACTGAATACATAACCGACCTCAGTATAGACGACGCCCGCAGCCGCGCTGCACAGTCCCATGGCGAGCTGGCCGGTGGCGATACTCAGGCTCATCAGCGAACCGCGCCGTTGCGCCGGCACGATCTCGGACAGCAGCGCCTGGAAGGGGCCCATGCGGGCCGATACGAGCACCATAATGGCGAAAAAAAGCGGGTAGGCGATCCAGAAATCCGTCATGATGGCCGTCGTCAGGGTCATGAGGACGAAGAGTCCCAGGCAGCCGCCCACGACCAGGACCTTCCG
The window above is part of the Gemmatimonadota bacterium genome. Proteins encoded here:
- a CDS encoding LamG domain-containing protein — translated: MTSRVVLMMTALFLLLTHPGVSAAQSPTVDRSNLVLELLFDGDARDTSGNEHHGELFGPVSTEDRFGQPNAAFAFDGKNDHIRVAPPPALSSEAFTLSVWVKYDDDAFSRYWTNGVITQDSGGSSERRVFQLSAFGPLPTWHIMGRGRDPLITRPVGTSVWRHLAVTHDGEEHRLYMDGELHDQAEAPFPPHPQEPVYVGRKGSGEPDFYFKGVIDDVRIYTETLSPEAILALTRENGWQPPALPGIEVPDPPKSSVADALVAHWPMETAEMHDVSASGLKTIVMGQPEHIEGRRGGALRFDGNEDWAVVKNPSLDLLHYLTITCWIRGFDTDSEYSQVLWYGDGAWGQDPYSMSIQEGKVGFRVDDVATQWEVMTESAPAPDAWTFVAATLNTRPDGLMDQKIYVNGVLSVEQITPNPYRYIELGRMWLTFATFGSGWNLSRLDLDDVRLYNRPLSHREIETIFEEAQE
- a CDS encoding ABC transporter ATP-binding protein, with amino-acid sequence MTVDQASPVFRARRISKVYRMGEVDVSALRGVDLDLYAGELAVFLGASGSGKSTLLNILGGLDVPTDGQVYYRERELTAADERERTNFRRKSVGFVFQFYNLIPSLTALENVELVTEIADGPMPAEEALRLVELEPRMHHFPAQMSGGEQQRVAIARAIAKRPEVLLCDEPTGALDYATGKRVLEVIEKVNSTLGTTTAVITHNAAIADMADRVIRLRSGEIVEVYANQVKKRPDELSW
- a CDS encoding FtsX-like permease family protein, whose amino-acid sequence is MTILNRKLFRELARMRGQVIAITLVMACGIMVYVSSRHTYIALLESQESYYTSYRFADVFAGIKRAPAQVAERIARIPGVSGVRTRIVMDVNLDVPGLDEPATGRLVSIPEIRRSVLNDLAIQQGRYPAIGRPEEVIISEAFALANGLVPDDWIGAVINGRRKALRVVGIGLSPEYVYEVQGSGSIFPDNLRFGVIWMSRDALGAAFDMEGGFNDLSVALSPEARERDVIDRMDLILEPYGSAGAFGRDSQISHKFLSDEILGLSVSSNVTPAIFLGIAAILLHIVFSRMVRAQRDQIAIMKAFGYRNLSIGWHYLKFAFLAVSGGTLLGIVGGFWIGRPLTGMYQAYYRFPDLVYELHVDVITLSAVISVSAALLGTLHALRAAMALPPAEAMRPESPPHFRPLAMERMGVHRMLSPVWRMIFRNMERRPARTMLSAFGIAMSVAILVMGRFTFDSIEYMIDYQFRTVQRDDAAVVFAGPRPASARFELAHLPGVVRSEPYRAVPVRLRAGHLVKQTAITGLDPAGELRQLIDRDGRIQSLPPEGIVLNKTLADLLAVREGDMLAVEVQEGSRMQGSLPVTLIVDELIGTTAYMDSRALNRFLGEGRTISGAYLSVDPLRAAELYSTLKETPAVAGVAVREAVIKGFEDTIAESTNATTFTLTIFACVIACGMVYNGARIALAERNREMASLRVLGFTEREISVVLLGEQAIITLFSIPIGFLIGWALCYLAVDATAQELFRMPLVITGKTYAFAFLVVTAAAVASAYIVHRKLRYLDLVGVLKTQE
- a CDS encoding efflux RND transporter periplasmic adaptor subunit, with translation MKIRRKHIISFVVLAAVLVLLVRAFMPAPVLVDSATAEVGPLRVTISEEGRTRVRQRYLITAPASGRLARPALNEGDRVGQGDELARITPSPLGSRESAEARARIETAEALVREAEANVARARVEQEEAARGRDRAEQLAASGSISRERLERAVHAATVAERTLESSLFRHRAAVSEHEVAQAALLALREERGDARAVLSVTAPVGGRVLRLFEESERVVAAGTPLMEVGDPGDMEVTIDVLSTDAVRVDVGQTVWIEEWGGPDPLSGKVSRVEPAAFTRVSALGVDEQRVNVIVDLDVTPAELGDGYRVTGRIVVWEKEDVLKIPSSALFRIGESWGVFVVEEGLARSREVSVGQRNGIEAEILEGLAAGDPVILHPNPRIADGVDVETRAD
- a CDS encoding alpha/beta hydrolase, which gives rise to MEKRTGFVEANDGVRLYYEDTGCGKPVILIHGGGLSLGWWRKQVPALSQRFRVIAADTRGNGRSDKTPWGHRTARYAMDVRRIIETLDLHDTTLVGWSIGARTVLSYIELFRNFRLKGVVLVDEVPSIEIHGPPEPPESNAESPPGDETERKRWELRKMFVSLDVPDAELDVLLEECRENTPAQGVTLGPDYQAQDWRPMLPSIDLPVLIITGGRSGAFPGCRYMYEHIPGAQMEVFEDSGHALFYEEPDRFNAVVTEFVDALHAAFRG